In Sinorhizobium mexicanum, one DNA window encodes the following:
- a CDS encoding DUF6064 family protein, with protein MSEWWTYTPGDFLMFSPRVYLRLVERYNEDFWPLQLVFVIGMLAIVVLALREVRLAKAALLPALAVAWAFCAWQFLWLRYATINWGVTYAAMAFFLQAGLLTILSFDTNHGIAVNRWRRYGGTVLALFGLLVHPLLALFSTRSLAAAETFGMMPDPTAITTLGTVLTIRGRRLLLLLPIPLLWCAFSGLTLLAMEDRAAVVPLASIVLVAILLLPLARP; from the coding sequence ATGTCGGAGTGGTGGACGTACACACCTGGCGATTTCCTGATGTTCTCGCCGCGCGTCTACCTTCGTCTCGTCGAGCGCTACAATGAGGATTTTTGGCCGCTTCAGCTCGTCTTCGTGATCGGCATGCTGGCGATCGTGGTTCTCGCGCTTAGAGAGGTACGCTTGGCGAAGGCCGCGCTTCTGCCGGCATTGGCCGTGGCCTGGGCCTTTTGCGCATGGCAGTTCCTCTGGCTTCGCTATGCGACCATAAACTGGGGCGTGACCTATGCCGCAATGGCCTTCTTTCTTCAGGCCGGGCTTCTGACGATTCTCAGCTTTGATACGAACCATGGCATCGCCGTGAACCGATGGCGCCGCTACGGCGGGACAGTTCTTGCCTTGTTCGGGCTCTTGGTTCACCCGCTCCTCGCGTTGTTTTCGACGCGTTCGCTGGCCGCCGCAGAAACCTTCGGCATGATGCCGGATCCAACCGCGATCACGACGCTCGGCACCGTGCTGACAATCAGAGGAAGACGCCTCTTGCTGCTTCTGCCCATTCCGCTCCTGTGGTGCGCGTTCAGTGGCCTGACTCTGCTGGCCATGGAGGATCGTGCTGCAGTCGTCCCGCTTGCCTCGATCGTCCTTGTCGCGATCTTGCTGCTGCCCCTTGCCCGGCCTTGA
- a CDS encoding LacI family DNA-binding transcriptional regulator, translating into MTIHDVAAAAGVSISTASKALNNTGRMGAETRERVKRIAGEIGFRPNALARGLLSKRSFTIGLLTNDTYGRFTLPVMAGISEALVDHGVSVFLCAIEDDPALGQIHVDAMLDKQVDGIIASGKRLDRRLPVDLSSLPVPVVYAFTEGTENSVTLRSDDAQGARLAVEWLAKLGRRRIAHITGPEDFFSVRERASAYREVAGDVEPVLYGVWAESWGHEAVGSIWDRPGEKPDAIFCGNDQIARGVVDALRERGVRVPEDLSIVGFDNWEILAAQTRPPLTSIDMGLKELGREAGLTVLALAEGRRVEPGVRKLPCRLVVRQSCGGMSPTE; encoded by the coding sequence GTGACCATTCATGACGTGGCTGCGGCAGCAGGCGTCAGTATTTCAACGGCCTCGAAGGCGTTGAACAATACTGGCCGCATGGGCGCCGAGACGCGCGAGAGAGTGAAGCGCATCGCTGGCGAAATCGGCTTCAGGCCGAACGCGCTTGCGCGCGGATTGCTCAGCAAGCGCAGCTTCACCATCGGGCTCCTGACGAACGACACCTATGGACGTTTTACCCTGCCGGTCATGGCGGGCATTTCGGAAGCACTGGTCGATCACGGCGTCTCGGTATTCCTCTGCGCAATCGAAGACGACCCAGCGCTGGGGCAGATCCATGTCGATGCCATGCTCGACAAGCAGGTCGACGGCATCATCGCCTCCGGCAAGCGCCTGGACCGGCGTTTGCCGGTCGATCTGTCGAGCCTGCCAGTACCAGTCGTTTACGCCTTCACGGAAGGCACGGAAAACAGTGTCACGCTGCGCTCAGACGATGCGCAGGGCGCGCGTCTTGCGGTTGAATGGCTGGCGAAGCTGGGGCGCCGTCGGATCGCGCATATCACGGGACCTGAGGATTTCTTCTCGGTCCGCGAGCGCGCCAGCGCCTACCGAGAGGTCGCCGGCGATGTCGAGCCGGTGCTTTACGGCGTCTGGGCCGAGAGCTGGGGACATGAGGCGGTCGGGTCAATCTGGGATCGGCCCGGAGAAAAGCCCGATGCCATCTTCTGCGGCAACGACCAGATCGCCCGCGGGGTCGTCGACGCCTTGCGTGAGCGCGGCGTCAGGGTGCCTGAAGACTTGTCGATCGTCGGCTTCGACAACTGGGAGATCCTGGCGGCGCAAACGCGGCCGCCGCTGACGTCCATCGACATGGGGTTGAAAGAGCTTGGCCGTGAGGCCGGCCTGACTGTGCTCGCGCTCGCAGAGGGGCGGCGCGTCGAGCCGGGCGTGAGGAAATTGCCGTGCCGGTTGGTTGTCCGGCAATCGTGCGGGGGCATGAGCCCCACGGAATGA
- a CDS encoding ABC transporter substrate-binding protein produces the protein MIKRLLAATSIITLCLASGASAAEKIEMWVRSGIGESFKKVVEAYNASHENQVAMTEVPFSELVQKYATAIAGGQAPDALSLDLIYTPAFAAAGQLEDLTDWAKALPYFNSLSPSHVKLGTYQDRIYGLPLSVETSIFAWNKDLYKKAGLDPEKAPTTWEEIEANAEKIRALGDDIYGFYFSGGGCGGCMIFTFTPLVWGSGADILSGDGKKATLDTPEMRKAVDIYRSMVKKDLVPASSASDNGVNFLTFTNGKIGQQSLGAFAIGTLVTENPDINFGVTLIPGVNGGTSSFAGGDNFVITRGTKKIDAVKEFLEYTYSMDGQKVMAKYGSLPTRGDIADKVLEGLDPRMQVGIKAIEVAKTPYTLQFNDLINSANGPWATFTNAAIYGDDVDGAFSNAQSEMQSIIDTGQ, from the coding sequence ATGATCAAGCGTCTATTGGCAGCAACGAGCATCATTACCTTGTGTCTGGCGTCCGGTGCGTCGGCCGCCGAGAAAATCGAAATGTGGGTTCGTTCCGGCATCGGCGAATCCTTCAAGAAGGTCGTCGAGGCCTACAACGCCAGCCACGAGAACCAGGTCGCCATGACCGAAGTGCCGTTCTCCGAACTGGTGCAAAAATATGCGACCGCGATCGCAGGCGGGCAGGCCCCGGACGCGCTTTCGCTCGACCTCATCTACACCCCGGCCTTTGCCGCCGCCGGCCAACTCGAGGACCTGACCGATTGGGCGAAGGCACTGCCCTACTTCAATTCGCTCTCGCCGTCGCACGTCAAGCTCGGGACCTATCAGGATCGCATCTATGGCCTGCCGCTTTCGGTCGAGACGTCGATTTTTGCCTGGAACAAGGACCTCTACAAGAAGGCCGGCCTCGACCCGGAAAAGGCGCCGACCACCTGGGAGGAGATCGAAGCCAATGCCGAAAAGATCCGCGCGCTCGGTGACGATATCTACGGCTTCTACTTCTCCGGCGGCGGCTGCGGCGGCTGCATGATCTTCACCTTCACGCCGCTTGTCTGGGGTTCGGGCGCCGACATTCTCTCCGGCGACGGCAAGAAGGCGACGCTCGACACGCCGGAAATGCGCAAGGCGGTCGATATCTACCGTTCGATGGTCAAGAAGGACCTCGTGCCGGCGAGTTCGGCCAGCGACAACGGCGTAAACTTCCTGACTTTCACGAATGGCAAGATCGGCCAGCAAAGCCTCGGCGCCTTTGCCATCGGCACGCTGGTCACCGAAAACCCCGACATCAACTTCGGCGTGACGCTGATCCCCGGCGTCAATGGCGGAACCTCGTCCTTTGCCGGCGGCGACAACTTCGTCATCACGAGGGGCACGAAGAAGATCGATGCGGTGAAGGAATTCCTCGAATACACCTATTCGATGGACGGCCAGAAGGTGATGGCGAAATACGGCAGCCTGCCGACCCGCGGCGATATCGCCGACAAGGTACTTGAGGGTCTCGACCCGCGCATGCAGGTGGGCATCAAGGCGATCGAAGTCGCCAAGACACCCTACACGCTGCAGTTCAACGATCTGATCAACAGCGCCAACGGCCCCTGGGCGACCTTCACCAATGCGGCAATCTATGGCGACGATGTCGACGGGGCATTCTCGAACGCCCAGTCGGAAATGCAGTCAATCATCGACACTGGGCAGTGA
- a CDS encoding carbohydrate ABC transporter permease, with amino-acid sequence MAGSGPGKALPVRRRRRRHSQWRGLLYIAPAMALVIVFFVMPVLFTGWMSLHNWPLLGSPRWIGFNNYFRMANDGRFVSALRFTTYYTVIVTIAIFAVAFPLAIFVEKHRRFVGAYRTIIFLPVVVGLASASLLWVWLANVDSGFIGPALKALGLVEKSPNLLATFDSAFFTIIVMVVWKIAGFTMIILLTGLQAIPSELTEAARIDGAGRWQRFRYLTLPLMRRTIALALIISVTGSILAFDQFYIMTSGGPQNRMISVVYYIFNQSFVSFNLGYGAALSIALLAILVVISIVQLRLLRVGEDRP; translated from the coding sequence ATGGCCGGCTCTGGCCCAGGAAAAGCATTGCCCGTGCGCAGGAGACGGCGGCGCCACTCGCAATGGCGCGGTCTCCTTTATATCGCCCCGGCGATGGCCCTCGTCATCGTCTTCTTCGTCATGCCGGTGCTGTTTACTGGCTGGATGAGCCTGCACAATTGGCCTCTGCTCGGTTCGCCGCGCTGGATCGGCTTCAACAACTATTTCCGGATGGCAAACGACGGGCGCTTCGTCTCGGCCCTGCGCTTCACGACCTACTACACGGTGATCGTGACGATCGCGATCTTCGCCGTCGCCTTCCCATTGGCGATCTTCGTCGAGAAGCACCGACGCTTCGTCGGCGCCTACCGCACCATCATCTTCCTCCCCGTCGTCGTCGGCCTCGCCTCGGCATCGTTGCTCTGGGTCTGGCTCGCGAACGTCGACAGCGGCTTCATCGGCCCTGCGTTGAAGGCACTCGGACTCGTGGAGAAGAGCCCCAATCTGCTCGCCACTTTCGATAGCGCCTTTTTCACGATCATCGTCATGGTCGTCTGGAAGATCGCCGGCTTTACGATGATCATCCTGCTCACCGGGCTACAGGCCATTCCCTCCGAGTTGACCGAGGCGGCCCGCATCGACGGCGCCGGTCGGTGGCAGCGGTTCCGCTATCTCACCTTACCGCTGATGCGCCGGACGATCGCGCTGGCGCTGATCATTTCGGTGACAGGCTCGATCCTCGCCTTCGACCAGTTCTACATCATGACCAGCGGCGGTCCGCAGAACCGGATGATCTCCGTCGTCTACTACATCTTCAACCAGTCCTTCGTATCCTTCAATCTCGGCTATGGCGCGGCTCTCTCGATCGCGCTCCTCGCCATCCTGGTGGTTATCAGCATCGTGCAATTGCGGCTGCTTCGCGTCGGGGAGGATCGCCCTTGA
- a CDS encoding carbohydrate ABC transporter permease has protein sequence MSLSSRRRARKAFRAESTYHATGVAIALFFLAPFAITLLASFRHGTEARLPPLPPWPANGISFDSYRSLDTFGAGVWQHTFNSLLVSLATVALTVAVSVLAGYGFSRYRFPLKNVLFVLIIATLMIPFQSILTPLFIILARLGLNNSLFGLTLVYVTLQLPFSVFMMRNAFDAVPKEIEEAARIDGARDLKLLFRVLMPLVLPGIATVAIFAFLNAWNEFLAALVLLSSNEKYTLPVLMMAVRAGRLGAVNWGAVQAGVAVMTLPCLVVFLLLQRYYMRGLMAGAVK, from the coding sequence ATGAGTCTCTCCAGTCGGCGCCGGGCACGCAAGGCCTTTCGGGCAGAATCGACCTATCACGCGACAGGCGTGGCAATCGCGCTCTTCTTCCTGGCGCCTTTCGCCATCACCCTGCTCGCGTCGTTCCGACACGGCACCGAGGCGCGTCTGCCGCCATTGCCGCCGTGGCCGGCTAATGGCATCAGCTTCGATTCCTATCGCTCGCTCGACACCTTCGGCGCCGGCGTCTGGCAGCACACGTTCAATTCGTTGCTCGTGTCGCTCGCAACCGTCGCGCTCACCGTCGCCGTCAGCGTGCTTGCGGGTTATGGCTTCTCGCGCTACCGCTTTCCGTTGAAGAACGTGCTGTTCGTGCTGATCATCGCCACGCTGATGATCCCGTTCCAGTCGATCCTCACGCCCCTCTTCATCATCCTCGCGAGACTCGGACTCAACAATTCGCTGTTCGGGCTGACGCTTGTCTACGTGACGCTGCAGCTTCCCTTCTCGGTTTTCATGATGCGCAACGCCTTCGATGCGGTGCCGAAGGAGATCGAGGAGGCGGCCCGCATCGACGGCGCCCGCGACCTGAAACTGCTCTTCCGGGTGCTGATGCCGCTGGTGCTGCCCGGCATCGCCACGGTCGCGATCTTCGCTTTCCTCAATGCCTGGAACGAATTCCTGGCGGCACTCGTGCTCTTGTCGAGCAACGAGAAATATACGCTTCCGGTGCTGATGATGGCCGTGCGCGCCGGTCGCCTCGGCGCCGTCAACTGGGGCGCGGTTCAGGCCGGTGTCGCCGTCATGACGCTGCCCTGCCTCGTCGTCTTCCTGCTTCTGCAACGCTACTACATGCGCGGGCTGATGGCCGGCGCCGTGAAATGA
- a CDS encoding glycoside hydrolase family 127 protein — MNKLRQDRQFRPLPVPSVEVHGLFGDRQDAICESTAEVLLDRCVEAGMLRAIDVEQPSPGIVIPLQAWSGSTQMFWDSDLGKSIETIAYSLYRRPNPRLEARVDAIVDMYEKLQDEDGYLNAWFQRVQPGRRWTNLRDHHELYCAGHLIEGAVAYYQATGKRKLLDVMARFADYMIEVFGHGEGQLPGYCGHEEIELALVKLARVTGEKKYLDLAKFFIDERGREPHFFTEEAIRDGRDPKQFIQKTYEYGQAHLPVREQKKVVGHAVRAMYLYSGMADIATEYNDDSLTTALETLWDDLTTKQMYVTGGIGPAASNEGFTDHYDLPNESAYAETCASVGLVFWASRMLGRGPNRRYADIMEQALYNGAMAGLSLDGKTFFYENPLESAGKHHRWIWHHCPCCPPNISRLLASIGSYMYAVADDEIAVHLYGESKGRFEIGGKKVELAQKTRYPWDGAIRFDVTTQDPVRFSLSLRIPEWAEGAALKLNGESVDLSNVTIDGYARIEREWRSGDRVELDIPLKPRTLWANPQVRQDTGRVALMRGPLVYCAEATDNGAGLNGIVLGGDISNAKTAEIAELQGAVALDISVARDKADDWGATLYRTSPPKVNQATARFVPYHLWDNRTPGEMLVWVRAGEVGR, encoded by the coding sequence ATGAACAAACTCCGACAGGATCGCCAGTTCCGCCCCCTCCCCGTTCCGAGTGTTGAAGTGCACGGTCTTTTCGGCGACCGCCAGGACGCAATCTGCGAATCCACCGCCGAAGTCCTGCTCGACCGCTGCGTCGAGGCCGGCATGCTCAGGGCGATCGACGTCGAGCAGCCAAGCCCCGGCATCGTCATTCCGCTGCAGGCCTGGTCGGGCTCGACCCAGATGTTCTGGGACAGCGATCTCGGAAAATCGATCGAGACCATTGCCTATTCGCTCTACCGGAGGCCCAACCCCAGGCTCGAGGCGCGTGTCGATGCCATCGTCGACATGTATGAAAAGCTGCAGGACGAGGACGGCTACCTGAACGCCTGGTTCCAGCGGGTGCAACCCGGCCGGCGCTGGACCAACCTTCGCGATCACCACGAACTCTATTGCGCCGGCCATCTGATCGAGGGCGCCGTCGCCTATTACCAGGCGACGGGAAAGCGCAAGCTGCTCGACGTCATGGCCCGCTTTGCCGACTATATGATTGAAGTGTTCGGCCATGGCGAAGGGCAACTGCCGGGCTACTGCGGCCATGAAGAAATCGAGCTCGCGCTGGTAAAGCTTGCCCGCGTCACGGGCGAGAAGAAATATCTCGATCTCGCCAAGTTCTTCATCGACGAGCGCGGCAGAGAGCCCCACTTCTTCACCGAGGAAGCGATCCGCGACGGCCGCGATCCGAAGCAGTTCATCCAGAAGACCTACGAATACGGCCAGGCCCATCTGCCCGTCAGAGAGCAGAAGAAAGTTGTCGGCCATGCCGTTCGCGCCATGTATCTCTATTCCGGCATGGCGGATATCGCGACCGAGTACAACGACGACAGTCTCACCACGGCGCTCGAAACCCTTTGGGACGACCTGACGACCAAGCAGATGTATGTCACCGGCGGGATCGGACCGGCGGCGTCGAACGAAGGCTTTACGGATCACTACGACCTGCCGAACGAGAGCGCCTATGCCGAGACCTGCGCCTCCGTCGGTCTCGTCTTCTGGGCAAGCCGCATGCTCGGGCGCGGCCCCAATCGGCGGTATGCCGACATCATGGAGCAAGCGCTCTACAACGGCGCCATGGCGGGTCTTTCGCTCGATGGGAAAACCTTCTTCTACGAGAACCCATTGGAAAGCGCCGGCAAGCATCATCGCTGGATCTGGCACCATTGCCCCTGCTGCCCGCCGAACATCTCGCGCCTGCTCGCCTCTATCGGCTCCTATATGTATGCCGTCGCCGACGACGAAATCGCCGTCCATCTTTACGGCGAGAGCAAGGGCCGCTTCGAAATCGGCGGCAAGAAGGTCGAGCTTGCGCAGAAGACCCGCTATCCCTGGGACGGCGCCATCCGCTTCGACGTCACGACGCAGGATCCGGTCCGCTTCTCGCTGTCGCTGCGCATTCCCGAATGGGCGGAGGGCGCCGCGTTGAAACTGAACGGCGAGAGCGTCGACCTTTCGAATGTAACGATCGACGGCTACGCGCGCATCGAGCGCGAATGGCGAAGCGGCGACCGCGTGGAGCTCGATATCCCGCTAAAGCCTCGTACACTCTGGGCAAATCCGCAGGTGCGGCAGGACACCGGCCGCGTCGCACTCATGCGCGGGCCGCTCGTCTATTGCGCAGAGGCAACCGACAACGGCGCGGGTTTGAACGGAATCGTGCTTGGCGGCGACATTTCGAACGCGAAGACTGCAGAAATCGCTGAACTTCAAGGCGCAGTCGCGCTCGACATTTCCGTCGCCCGCGACAAAGCGGATGATTGGGGCGCCACCCTCTATCGCACATCACCGCCGAAAGTGAACCAGGCAACGGCCCGCTTCGTTCCCTATCACCTGTGGGACAACCGCACGCCCGGCGAGATGCTCGTCTGGGTTCGCGCCGGCGAAGTCGGGCGGTGA
- a CDS encoding ABC transporter ATP-binding protein, with amino-acid sequence MHETGVVLTDIRKSFGSLEVIHGIDLRIAEGSFVVFVGPSGCGKSTLLRMIAGLEEVTDGEIEIKGRNVTDLDPSDRGIAMVFQSYALYPHMSVRENLAFGLKMARTETAEIEARVKAASAILKIDHLLDRRPGQLSGGQRQRVAIGRAIVRKPDVFLFDEPLSNLDAELRVSMRIEIARLHRELGNTMIYVTHDQTEAMTLADKIVVLRDGRIEQAGTPREVYENPANIFVAGFIGSPRMNLLDAVWLGNGRVRVAGSEMSVPVSDEDLQIGEKVCFGARPEHLFVTEGGEGCIPAKVDFAEYLGGTQYLYCQLADSQPLIAEYRSGPGINAGSTIALSVDGNQRRLFAADGRRLR; translated from the coding sequence ATGCATGAAACCGGAGTTGTATTGACGGACATTCGCAAGAGCTTCGGCAGCCTGGAGGTGATCCATGGCATCGACCTCAGGATTGCCGAAGGTTCGTTCGTCGTCTTCGTCGGGCCGTCCGGCTGCGGGAAGTCGACGTTGCTGCGCATGATTGCGGGCCTCGAGGAGGTCACCGACGGCGAGATCGAGATCAAGGGCCGCAACGTTACCGACCTCGATCCCTCCGATCGCGGCATCGCGATGGTCTTTCAATCCTATGCCCTCTATCCGCATATGAGCGTGCGCGAAAATCTCGCCTTCGGCCTCAAAATGGCGCGCACTGAGACGGCCGAGATCGAGGCGCGCGTGAAAGCCGCCTCCGCGATCCTGAAGATCGACCACCTGCTCGACCGTCGCCCGGGTCAGCTTTCCGGCGGGCAACGCCAGCGCGTCGCGATCGGACGAGCGATCGTGCGCAAACCTGACGTCTTTCTTTTCGACGAGCCGCTTTCGAATCTCGATGCGGAGTTGCGCGTCTCGATGCGCATCGAGATCGCCAGACTCCATCGCGAACTGGGCAATACGATGATCTATGTCACCCACGACCAGACCGAGGCGATGACGCTTGCCGACAAGATCGTCGTGTTGCGCGACGGCCGCATCGAGCAGGCAGGAACACCGCGCGAGGTCTACGAAAATCCCGCCAATATCTTCGTCGCGGGCTTCATCGGCTCCCCACGAATGAACCTGCTCGACGCAGTCTGGCTAGGCAACGGACGCGTCCGCGTCGCGGGCAGCGAGATGTCGGTGCCCGTCTCCGACGAGGACTTGCAGATCGGAGAAAAGGTTTGCTTCGGAGCGAGGCCGGAGCATCTTTTCGTCACCGAAGGCGGAGAGGGATGCATTCCCGCAAAGGTCGATTTTGCCGAATATCTCGGCGGCACCCAGTATCTCTATTGCCAGCTTGCCGATAGCCAGCCGCTCATTGCCGAATACCGTTCGGGACCGGGAATCAATGCGGGCAGCACGATAGCCCTTTCGGTCGACGGCAATCAGCGGCGGTTATTTGCTGCTGACGGCCGGCGGCTGCGGTGA
- a CDS encoding maleylacetate reductase, which produces MSRDFVYSGSPAHIVFGEGKGALAGEWVEKIGCRKALVLSTPQRQADAEALAVRLGRVAAGVFAGAVMHTPVDATERAMETVARTGADCVVSLGGGSTTGLGKAIAYRTDLPQIVIPTTYAGSEVTPILGETEGGRKTTVRHPRILPEVVIYDPALTLGLPVGISVSSGLNAMAHAVEGLYAQDRNPISTLMAVEGLRAFKAALPKIVEAPRDIEVRTEALYGAWLCGAVLGTVGMALHHKICHTLGGTLDLPHAETHAVMLPHTAGYNAAAVPELLAPVAEIFGGAIGGGLWDLATQIGAPLALKDLGLSEPDLDRAAAIATENPYWNPRPVDRRSIRALLQDAWDGKRPAR; this is translated from the coding sequence ATGAGCCGTGATTTCGTCTATAGCGGCAGCCCTGCTCACATCGTTTTCGGCGAAGGCAAGGGCGCGCTGGCCGGGGAATGGGTAGAGAAGATCGGTTGCCGGAAAGCGCTTGTGCTCTCGACACCACAGCGGCAGGCGGACGCAGAGGCGCTGGCCGTGCGTCTCGGTCGGGTCGCTGCCGGTGTATTTGCCGGCGCCGTGATGCATACCCCGGTCGACGCGACGGAAAGGGCGATGGAGACGGTGGCGCGAACGGGCGCCGACTGTGTCGTCTCGCTTGGAGGTGGTTCGACCACCGGCCTCGGCAAGGCGATCGCCTATCGCACCGATCTGCCGCAGATTGTCATTCCGACGACCTATGCCGGCTCAGAGGTGACCCCGATCCTCGGTGAGACCGAAGGCGGGCGGAAGACGACCGTCCGTCATCCACGCATTCTGCCGGAGGTCGTGATCTATGATCCCGCTCTGACGCTGGGGCTTCCAGTCGGCATCAGCGTTAGTAGCGGCTTGAATGCAATGGCGCATGCTGTCGAGGGGCTGTACGCGCAGGACCGAAATCCGATCTCGACGCTGATGGCGGTCGAGGGGCTGCGCGCCTTCAAGGCGGCTTTACCTAAGATCGTGGAGGCTCCGCGCGACATCGAAGTGCGGACCGAGGCGCTTTACGGCGCTTGGCTCTGCGGCGCGGTGCTCGGCACGGTCGGCATGGCTCTGCACCACAAGATTTGCCATACGCTCGGTGGCACTCTCGATTTGCCGCATGCCGAGACGCACGCAGTTATGCTGCCGCACACCGCCGGTTACAACGCCGCCGCTGTCCCGGAGCTATTGGCTCCGGTCGCGGAGATTTTCGGCGGCGCGATCGGGGGCGGGCTTTGGGATCTCGCCACGCAAATCGGCGCGCCGCTGGCGCTGAAGGATCTGGGCTTGAGCGAGCCCGATCTCGACCGGGCCGCGGCGATCGCGACAGAAAATCCCTATTGGAACCCGCGGCCGGTCGATCGCCGATCCATCCGCGCCTTGCTGCAGGATGCCTGGGACGGCAAGCGGCCAGCGCGTTAA
- the pepT gene encoding peptidase T, with protein sequence MTDTVTDRFLRYVVIDTQSDPKSSTQPSTEKQKNLGRILVEELLAIGLADAHLDEHGYVYATIPSNVDKPVPVICFCSHMDTAPDFTGTNVKPQVVRNYAGGDIRLPGDPQQVIRVSDHPELGNQIGNDIITTDGTTLLGADDKAGLAEIMTAAQVLIDNPEIKHGTIKLLFTPDEEVGRGVDKADLKKLGAAFGYTVDGETAGHIEDETFSADGVDITIQGVAIHPGFAKGKMENAIKIAGAIIERLPKDIAPETTAGRDGFIHPIGVTGSMEKATLGFIVRDFDEAGLAVKEKMLEDIVKSVMAEFPRSSYAFEVKEQYRNMKAILGRHPDIVENAVEAIRRAGMTPVRGSIRGGTDGSRLSYMGLPCANIFAGGHAFHSPLEWISRQDMERSVATLVELAKIWEERA encoded by the coding sequence ATGACCGACACCGTTACCGATCGCTTCCTCCGCTATGTCGTCATCGACACCCAATCGGATCCCAAGTCGTCGACGCAGCCCTCGACTGAAAAGCAGAAGAATCTCGGCCGGATACTGGTCGAGGAATTGCTGGCGATCGGGCTTGCCGATGCGCATCTCGATGAGCACGGCTACGTCTATGCGACGATACCGTCGAATGTCGACAAGCCGGTGCCCGTGATCTGCTTCTGCTCGCACATGGACACTGCGCCCGACTTCACCGGCACCAACGTCAAGCCGCAAGTGGTGCGAAACTATGCCGGCGGCGACATCCGGCTTCCCGGCGATCCCCAGCAGGTCATTCGCGTCAGCGACCATCCCGAGCTTGGCAACCAGATCGGCAACGACATCATCACCACCGACGGCACGACGCTGCTCGGCGCCGACGACAAGGCCGGCCTCGCCGAGATCATGACGGCAGCGCAAGTCCTCATCGACAATCCGGAAATCAAGCACGGCACGATCAAGCTTCTTTTCACGCCGGACGAAGAAGTCGGCCGCGGTGTCGACAAGGCCGACCTCAAGAAGCTCGGAGCCGCGTTCGGCTATACCGTGGACGGTGAAACGGCGGGCCATATCGAGGACGAAACCTTCTCGGCCGACGGCGTCGACATCACCATTCAGGGCGTCGCCATCCATCCCGGCTTCGCCAAAGGCAAGATGGAAAACGCCATCAAGATCGCCGGCGCGATCATCGAGCGCTTGCCGAAGGACATTGCGCCGGAGACGACCGCAGGCCGGGACGGCTTCATCCATCCGATCGGCGTGACCGGATCGATGGAAAAAGCCACCCTTGGCTTTATCGTCCGCGACTTCGATGAAGCCGGCCTTGCCGTCAAGGAAAAGATGCTCGAGGACATCGTAAAAAGCGTCATGGCGGAGTTTCCCCGTTCGAGCTACGCGTTCGAAGTGAAGGAGCAGTACCGCAACATGAAGGCGATCCTCGGCCGCCACCCGGATATCGTCGAGAATGCCGTGGAGGCTATCCGCCGCGCCGGTATGACACCGGTGCGCGGCAGCATCCGCGGAGGCACCGATGGTTCGAGGCTCTCCTATATGGGCCTGCCCTGCGCCAACATCTTCGCCGGCGGCCATGCCTTCCATTCACCGCTCGAATGGATCAGCCGGCAGGACATGGAGAGAAGCGTCGCGACGCTCGTCGAGCTTGCCAAGATCTGGGAAGAGCGCGCCTAG